In Ovis canadensis isolate MfBH-ARS-UI-01 breed Bighorn chromosome 11, ARS-UI_OviCan_v2, whole genome shotgun sequence, one genomic interval encodes:
- the C11H17orf58 gene encoding UPF0450 protein C17orf58 homolog isoform X1: MTARAFWLLCLIVGSSPEAPVAERKASPPHSRKPDPGGGPSAEMPGPRAQPVPETPRRPRAAEAAPRAWSDLRRRKPPPPAENRAGFREAARAPAGPPSPRLAQAENRASPRHQPALGDSPRRARARAPRLPAVRPSARAAEIPAGPAHPNRPRAAAPPPEPAPAPPPHLSSLQGEDAEPGAETCARACRADLDERESYCASEFALNGIVHDVDVLGTGIRLVTLLVDRDGLYKMNRLYITPDGFFFRVHILALDSSSCNKPCPEFKPGSRYIVMGHIYHKRRQLPTALLQILRGRLRPGDGLLRSSSSYVKRFNRKRDGQVQGAIHAQCI, translated from the exons ATGACAGCTAGAGCTTTCTGGCTCCTCTGTTTGATCGTTGGATCTTCTCCCGAAGCCCCAGTGGCGGAGAGAAAAG CCTCGCCGCCCCACAGCCGGAAGCCCGACCCCGGCGGAGGCCCGAGTGCGGAGATGCCTGGGCCCCGGGCGCAGCCAGTCCCCGAGACCCCGCGGCGGCCGCGCGCGGCCGAAGCCGCTCCCCGCGCCTGGTCAGACCTGAGGCGCCGGAAGCCCCCGCCGCCCGCGGAGAACCGGGCGGGCTTCCGGGAAGCCGCGCGCGCACCCGCCGGTCCGCCGAGCCCGCGCCTAGCGCAGGCCGAGAACCGCGCGTCACCGCGCCACCAGCCGGCGCTGGGGGATTCCCCGCGGCGCGCGCGCGCCCGGGCCCCGCGCCTCCCGGCAGTGCGGCCTTCCGCGCGCGCCGCCGAGAtccccgccggccccgcccaccCCAACCGGCCGCGCGCCGCCGCGCCGCCCCCGGAACCcgcgcccgcgccgccgccgcatCTCAGCTCCCTGCAGGGGGAGGACGCCGAGCCGGGCGCCGAGACGTGTGCGCGCGCCTGCAGGGCGGACTTGGACGAGCGCGAGTCCTACTGCGCCAGCGAGTTCG CATTGAACGGAATCGTGCATGATGTAGACGTCCTCGGCACAGGGATCCGGCTGGTGACTCTCCTGGTGGACCGAGACGGGCTGTACAAGATGAACCGCCTGTACATCACTCCGGACGGGTTTTTCTTCCGAGTCCACATACTAGCCCTAGACTCCTCTAGTTGCAATAAGCCATGTCCAGAATTTAAGCCAG gcagCAGGTATATTGTGATGGGCCACATCTACCATAAGAGACGGCAGCTTCCTACAGCTCTGCTTCAGATCCTGAGAGGACGCCTTCGCCCAGGAGATGGACTactcaggagcagcagcagctacgTGAAAAGATTTAACCGAAAAAGGGATGGGCAAGTGCAAGGGGCAATTCATGCCCAGTGCATCTGA
- the C11H17orf58 gene encoding UPF0450 protein C17orf58 homolog isoform X2, whose protein sequence is MTARAFWLLCLIVGSSPEAPVAERKASPPHSRKPDPGGGPSAEMPGPRAQPVPETPRRPRAAEAAPRAWSDLRRRKPPPPAENRAGFREAARAPAGPPSPRLAQAENRASPRHQPALGDSPRRARARAPRLPAVRPSARAAEIPAGPAHPNRPRAAAPPPEPAPAPPPHLSSLQGEDAEPGAETCARACRADLDERESYCASEFGSRYIVMGHIYHKRRQLPTALLQILRGRLRPGDGLLRSSSSYVKRFNRKRDGQVQGAIHAQCI, encoded by the exons ATGACAGCTAGAGCTTTCTGGCTCCTCTGTTTGATCGTTGGATCTTCTCCCGAAGCCCCAGTGGCGGAGAGAAAAG CCTCGCCGCCCCACAGCCGGAAGCCCGACCCCGGCGGAGGCCCGAGTGCGGAGATGCCTGGGCCCCGGGCGCAGCCAGTCCCCGAGACCCCGCGGCGGCCGCGCGCGGCCGAAGCCGCTCCCCGCGCCTGGTCAGACCTGAGGCGCCGGAAGCCCCCGCCGCCCGCGGAGAACCGGGCGGGCTTCCGGGAAGCCGCGCGCGCACCCGCCGGTCCGCCGAGCCCGCGCCTAGCGCAGGCCGAGAACCGCGCGTCACCGCGCCACCAGCCGGCGCTGGGGGATTCCCCGCGGCGCGCGCGCGCCCGGGCCCCGCGCCTCCCGGCAGTGCGGCCTTCCGCGCGCGCCGCCGAGAtccccgccggccccgcccaccCCAACCGGCCGCGCGCCGCCGCGCCGCCCCCGGAACCcgcgcccgcgccgccgccgcatCTCAGCTCCCTGCAGGGGGAGGACGCCGAGCCGGGCGCCGAGACGTGTGCGCGCGCCTGCAGGGCGGACTTGGACGAGCGCGAGTCCTACTGCGCCAGCGAGTTCG gcagCAGGTATATTGTGATGGGCCACATCTACCATAAGAGACGGCAGCTTCCTACAGCTCTGCTTCAGATCCTGAGAGGACGCCTTCGCCCAGGAGATGGACTactcaggagcagcagcagctacgTGAAAAGATTTAACCGAAAAAGGGATGGGCAAGTGCAAGGGGCAATTCATGCCCAGTGCATCTGA